One Natronoarchaeum mannanilyticum genomic window carries:
- a CDS encoding AAA family ATPase has product MTEEAAREAVEVSSDGITVRKAFETEDFAVPTIEFRIESTRDDEVTLRLSEPIPDEFPMDGVGFHPEYGSEHWTAFEDHTVEFEHSLAPGEELVTVYGIRIDDPEDADAFLESPEIAEVRPANADADGADRSDAEAVADSTIDDIASKESSQAVKDMISGESDSMPGLDQDADEADEDHDDESGDDGGLDLNLDDVDLDGEDDAAEEDEDEADEGAAEDFDLGLEEQIPDPEEDADDEPEIEIDVPADDEPAAAEGEAAAAADDPDADAEEVEADTGASADAVDEMIDGDDADADAESVEIEADDVEVEDVEADVEIDEGDAETEDVATDEDDAEVEEPESSTEVDETDDAELEADDDSATVDAAAEEDASADSDIATDSGVETDSDAEVVADAADESVDKIAGTDAASESDADAGASIEGGVASALAEELRAGRVDEEDKAVLREELDLGGDAEDADASGVDSSVVARIDHLQSRVEEVSAYAGAMEEFLAENGQGAEVIEELQSTVAALESDVASVESSVAENDDAIDSLQGRVADVDQHATALDERVENVDGRVDSVADDVSSVDERVDGVDERLADVDESVEAVSESVDRVESEIGEVGDDVESVRAELDELSEELAGVEDVAEEAAADVSELTEWLDELDEQLDSVEGDVETVESEVREIQDWRDQLGEMFN; this is encoded by the coding sequence ATGACCGAAGAGGCCGCCAGGGAAGCAGTCGAGGTATCTTCCGACGGGATCACCGTCCGGAAGGCGTTCGAGACAGAGGATTTCGCGGTGCCGACGATCGAGTTCCGGATCGAGTCGACGCGCGACGACGAGGTCACGCTCCGACTCTCGGAGCCGATCCCCGACGAGTTCCCGATGGACGGCGTCGGGTTCCACCCGGAGTACGGGAGCGAGCACTGGACCGCCTTCGAGGACCACACCGTCGAGTTCGAGCACTCGCTGGCGCCCGGCGAGGAGCTCGTCACGGTGTACGGCATCCGGATCGACGATCCCGAGGACGCCGACGCGTTCCTCGAATCCCCGGAAATCGCGGAGGTTCGGCCGGCGAACGCGGACGCCGACGGCGCCGATCGCTCGGACGCCGAGGCGGTCGCCGACTCGACGATCGACGACATCGCCTCGAAGGAGAGCAGCCAGGCGGTCAAGGACATGATCTCGGGCGAGTCCGACTCGATGCCGGGGCTCGATCAGGACGCCGACGAGGCGGACGAAGACCACGACGACGAGTCCGGCGACGACGGCGGTCTGGACCTCAATCTCGACGACGTCGATCTCGACGGCGAGGACGACGCCGCCGAGGAAGATGAGGACGAAGCGGATGAGGGCGCCGCCGAGGACTTCGATCTCGGACTCGAAGAGCAGATCCCCGACCCCGAGGAGGACGCCGACGACGAACCGGAGATCGAGATCGACGTCCCGGCCGACGACGAGCCGGCGGCCGCCGAGGGCGAAGCGGCCGCAGCAGCGGACGATCCGGACGCCGACGCCGAGGAGGTTGAGGCGGACACGGGTGCGAGCGCCGACGCGGTCGACGAGATGATCGACGGAGACGACGCCGATGCGGACGCCGAATCCGTCGAAATCGAGGCGGACGATGTCGAAGTCGAAGACGTCGAAGCCGATGTCGAGATCGACGAAGGCGACGCCGAAACCGAGGACGTTGCGACGGACGAGGACGATGCCGAGGTCGAGGAACCGGAATCGAGCACCGAGGTCGACGAGACCGACGACGCCGAACTCGAGGCTGACGACGACTCGGCGACCGTCGACGCCGCAGCAGAGGAGGATGCTTCGGCGGACTCGGACATCGCGACCGACTCGGGCGTCGAGACCGACTCGGACGCTGAGGTCGTAGCCGACGCGGCCGACGAATCCGTCGACAAGATCGCCGGGACGGACGCCGCGAGCGAGTCGGACGCCGACGCCGGTGCCTCGATCGAGGGCGGCGTCGCGAGTGCGCTCGCCGAGGAGCTCCGCGCGGGGCGCGTCGACGAGGAAGACAAAGCGGTCCTTCGCGAGGAACTCGACCTCGGCGGCGACGCCGAGGACGCCGACGCGAGCGGCGTCGATTCGAGCGTCGTCGCGCGCATCGACCACCTGCAGTCCCGCGTCGAGGAGGTGTCCGCCTACGCCGGCGCGATGGAGGAGTTCCTCGCCGAGAACGGGCAGGGCGCCGAAGTGATCGAGGAGCTCCAGTCGACCGTCGCGGCCCTCGAATCGGACGTCGCGTCCGTCGAGTCGTCGGTCGCCGAGAACGACGACGCGATCGACAGCTTGCAGGGGCGGGTCGCCGACGTGGACCAGCACGCGACGGCGCTCGACGAACGCGTCGAGAACGTGGACGGTCGCGTCGACTCCGTTGCCGACGACGTGTCCTCGGTCGACGAGCGCGTCGACGGCGTGGACGAGCGTCTCGCCGACGTCGACGAGTCGGTCGAAGCCGTCTCCGAGTCCGTCGACAGGGTCGAATCCGAGATCGGCGAGGTCGGCGACGACGTGGAATCGGTTCGCGCGGAGCTCGACGA